ATTATAATGAGAATTTGGAAATTAATAAAAACGTCACAATTGCCttcatgcaaaatattatttcttgATTCTAGGGGAAAATGGATGCGTTCTTTTCGGTTTTATggagatttaaataaatacagtttttcttCATAGAATAATCCTAATGTTTTTCGACTAAGTCTAATGTGAGCGAATCGTACAGAGAGAGAATTTGTGCAGGACTGTCACTCTGCTGTCTGAAGTCCCACATCTTCAGCTGACCGATGGAGTTAACCGTGAGAACCTCAGTCGTCCTCAGGAACGTGACGGCGTGAATCGTACTGCTGTCTGCGTGTTCTGTTGAAAGCCAATAACACAGTCCTGTCCGTCTACTCATATCAATCACAGGTCAAATGTAATTAAGGCAcaagttaacccaaaaatgaaagttctgtcttGATTTACCCTCATATACAAAGACGTAAAAAACACTACAATTAAAGAAGACACTGGATTAAATTGTAGCTTTTTTCCCCATTTAATTAGGATTGTGGCTTGTGTGTCAGCTCAGAAAATCTGAAAATTAAACATGTGGCTAGTTTGTGATGTGATGGGTTGTCTGAGCCTGAAACTATCATCCAGTGAGATCCTTCAATCTGCAGCCAGTTTATAAGTAGACATATCTATTTGAATAAGACCACCTCCGAGCCATTTAAGCACATATGTTTATCCCTTTAAGCAAAACTTTTCTCCACAGATAACACTTAAGCAGTGAATAAAACAAGTCCATGACTTGTGTTCTATTGTGCAAATATTCTAGATCAATACTGTAGCTTTTTTGTGAAGAAAAGACTTTCAGAATTCATTATTTTCATTCACTATTTAATCTCTAAAAGGACGGAACTCTAAAAGGAGGAAAAGGAAAGTCTGTTAATCCAGATTCACACCAATGATATTCTCTAGAAGATCTGGAAATCatatagttctttttttttttgtaattttttggagCTTGCAAGGACTAGTCAccatccactttcactgaaaaacAATTTTTTGCATTCCATGgatgaaaatcatacaggtttggaatatgGCAAGCACATTAGGAAGGGTAATTATAACAGAATATCCATTTTTAGGTCAACCTGAAGAAAATTAAACTGTTCATATATTAAATCTTGCTACAAAGAAAGTCACAAAAGCCTTACCAATGACACGGACCACTTCAGTCTGATCTGCTTTGTAAAGAACAACTCGTCCATCCTCACCCACAGACACTAGTTCAGGGCTTCTGCACACGACTGCGGTGCAGGGCGCAGGATCACAGGAGTATCCATGAGCCCGGTCCCACACGTGAGCCAGAGACAGAGCCTGAACACAATCACAACCGTCAGACGCTGCTGGGCATGATAAGATATCAAACAGACAAGACACATACCTGACAGTCCGGCTGAAGCTTAAAGATGGTCACAGCTCCGCTGGATGATGCAGAAACCAGTCGCTCTTGATCTAGAAACTACACAGATCACGCAGAGGACGGTTTTATTAGTCCACAAACTAAAGACCTCACTCTCTTTTCTGACTCTGATGAAATGCATCGCAGGCAGCATTTAAATTATGGTTTGAAACCGTTATGAAGAGGTTTCGGCTTAAATTTTTGATTTAAACAAGACAAATATGCATGAAGCTAAAGGAATGAGTAGaacataaaagtttttttctcaACATTTATTAATACTCATCAATGATTTTATTAGTTTAGCACCTATTTGAGATGAGTAAATAcctgcaaaaaaaagaaagaaaaaaaggcctGACCTGCCAAAGAAGTGGCTAACCAGCCTGATGACCAGCTATGACCAACCAGCTGAGACTGGTTTTAGCAATTGTTTCTTCAGCAGGGATATTTTCCAAACATGCAGGCTATAACAGTTGCAACGGTGAccccttttattattatttttacacaaacacacacactaacagaaCTCTCTCTGCGCATGTCACGAGGGCACGCGCACGCAGTGGCGTAGGAGCAGCATGTTGACGCTCACTCACCTGCAGGTCCATCACATCCCCATCATGCAGAGAGTCACACAGTAACTGCGGCTCTTCATCAAACTCTCCGTCAGTGTTAGAGGCTCCATGGTCTCCCACTGACCAGATCGACACTCTGTTATTCTGCAGACACACAGTGAATTATGAGTACGAGCGAAACATTAATGTGACGTGCACTGTTTGACTTCATCTGAACTAGCACTCTTGCCTCATTGTCCCAGGATCCTGCGGCGAACACTTCTGGCTGCTGTAATAAAGCCGCAGAAATCGGCCGCCAGCGCGTCTTACTGATCTTCTGCGAGATGTATTTGGCTATCGGGTCCATGGAATCTTGGTGTGCTCGTGTTGACCTGTTGTTTAGTTCGGTCTGCTTCTCGTGTAGCAGTGTCTCCCGCCACATCCGCCTGCCGTGTGTGCTAAGTACGGCGGCCTCAAAGCACCAAACGCGATTCGGTTTTGATAAAACTGTCCCGCTGCTGTTCACATTTAGTTCAATTCAAAGCAGCGTCACAGAAAATTTTATTTCTGTCTTCCCTAGTTGTCTCagatttaattaataatgtagtttgtaatataaacattattattattattttagttgtatttttattattattattatatttattacactaTTACCTTTTATTAAActgatgcatttagcagacgcttttattcaaagcgacttacattgcattcaggctaaaagtTTTGACCTAACATGTAAACATCAACAAAGCAAAGGTTTGTGATATCACTCAGGACATTACAATAGAGCTTGAAATCgtttataaaataagaaaagtttGGTTTGGAGCCTGCATTTCATTTCATGAATATTAAACTTTCCCATTAAAATTTGTTATTAACCTGTCTAAAATCCACAATCATTGAAGTGTATAATTACAACAAATTAACCCAACttcagataaatatatatatatatatatatatatatatatatatatatatatatatatatatatatatatatatatatatatatatatatatatatatataaaagctccacgtcaatgcaaaatatttttgtatggATACAAtgacattgttttcatttttacatttacataaatcaCAGCATATGTTTTACTGAAAATATTCTATGCATTATTTTAACAAAGGCAAATATTTAAACCTCTGACTTTTTTGTGAAGTATTAAATTACGCCACACTAATGCAACTAAAAATCAGCTAAAAGAAAACACTCATCTGCTTGCGAAACTGCCTTTATTTCCCTCTATGTAAACAGCTCGACTTAACCATGATCAAAAGCACTGTTGTATTTTGACTGCTGCACTCCGCTTCGCATTTAGAAAGCGAtgtggtaactcccattactttcctgcagggACCTATACTTGACCATATGGGCGAATATCGTACAGAACGcagcagtgtatttttttttttttttttttttttttgaacaaacaTAGCAGCAAATACAGTTTAATctacaaaaactaaaactaaagtaaaaagcaagtaaaatagacaaaagtaaaataataataaaaaataatacatttacaaaataataataataattgagccaGGGGTAACATATCCTTTAAATAGATTAAAGAGAGATAGACACGCCTCGAGTcccttttgtttacattataaaaaaaacataaatattatactttgtgcataaaataactgattttaaaGGAAGAAGATATAGTACTCAAGTAATATTTAAGGTCATtacaaaagacaataaaaataggTTTGACAGACAAAAATTTACACTGGAACAGCAGTGGATGTGTGCCGCAGGACACGCGTGGTGACGTAACCGCGCTGCACGTGCTGACGCTCGTCGGGAGAGCGGTGTGCGCATGCGCGGCGCTGACAGCCGCACTCGACCTGATCCGCAGAGTGTGTTAATAATGGCCTGGAAATCCGGAGGAGCGAGCCACGCGGAGCTCGTCAACAACCTCCGCAGTGAGTTGTGCTCCTTCTGCATGATTAAAAGAGCAGAGTCAGTCATTATCCATGCAGCGCTTAGCAGCGGGGGTTTGTTTACGTCGCTGTGAGCGCGCCTCTGTAAACTAGCATCGCCAGTGAGGGGAAAGTGCGCTGATGCGGGTTAGGATGACATGAGTCCACCTCAGCTTCGtttctgtgtctgtttctgtttctgtttcagacaaacaaatgGTGGATGCTGTTTAAAACTTACAGCGCGCTTCAGTTTTATCAGCTAAGTTAGCTGCTAGCAGTCTAATGTGATCGTCTCTGTTAAAACACTTCCAGATAATGTGCTCTATTTAAACGATCgctataatatttacatttcggTTCATATTTTATATTGCTTTGCCTGAACAAACGTATGGTTTTGTTCACGTCGATGACACAGCAGCACCCGTGTTAGCATGCACGTACTGGATCTAGCATTAGCTCGTTCCTGCAGTTAAATATATTGTGCATCCAATAAAGAATTAAGCACATTTTTTCCTAATGTGTAGTTGTATAATGTTCGTATGTGCAGTTTTATGTGGGGTTGTTCAGTGGGCGTGGCACAACACATGCTGCTGATGTAATTGAGCGATGACGTCATTATGGATTTCATGCATCTGCGTTTTTGTACTTTGAGTCTTGATATTATTAATGCCGCGTACATTAATTACACAATGACACCATTTCTAATCAAACATCATCATCTCACTAAAAATATCTGGAGAATGTATATAatctatttataaaattattataaaatatatttttttaaagtctgaCAGTTGACCACTGGACAGAGAGACTAATAATACTGGAGTGGCATGTAACTCATCCTCCTGAACTCCTGGCTTTATTCTGAGCTCAAGTGGTCAGTGTGCTATATTTAGTGCTGCTCACTAAGACAAGTATTACGGTTACTGTTCCTGCTGCTTAGGGTTAGTGATTTGAACTCCTAACTTAAACTTGTGCTACCAATGTTTTGAGTTTAGTGGTTTCAAACACCACTGTGAGCTGGATCACTCTTGGTTGCATCATGCAGGTTGTGCTTATTCACTTTGTGCTACAGAAGTAGTCAAGTCGAAATTTGATCACATACCTGCTGCCAttaccagacaaaaaaaaaaaaaaaaacagatgacagCTGTGTTTAAAGGCAGGCAAATGAGCGGTCtgttaaagtttacatttaaaaaaaaacgggCACcgtcccggacagtgagtgacattacatatttagatTAAATCTAATTTCTCCCAGTCATTGTTAAAAAACAAGCAAGCAAAATCTGTTAGCAAGCGATCGTGAAGCGGTTAGGCGAATCTTTCCACCTAAGATCCACCCATAAAACCCTCACAGTGTTTACTAACTGACAAGGATCTGTTCTCCAAGAGCTTATAGATTTGGACTATGCTGTGcatactgcatatatatatgaatatgcgCTCCCACTGgacttttcaaaataatttgataGACACAACTACATAATCTCTAAGAAAGGTTAAGATAAATATACATAGACACAGACGGTCAGACTGTGAGTGATTATCTTTCTGAAAGTGTAAATGTGTAGTATTTACTAAGTTTAAATATTGACAAACTGCTATTAATAGTGTGCGAGTTTTGAATACCAGGATTGCTGACGTGCCACAAGGTTTTGCTACTCCAGCATTTCTGGTTCATTACTGTAAGCTTGCAGAATGATGTAGTGTTAATGTGTAGCATAGACGAATTATCTCACATGTCTCTTGTTGTTTATCCCTGCATACTTCATGGTAACATTAAAGGATTAATTGGTTATTACTTAGCTGCTTGCGTTGCATTTTTACATGACGTGATTTAACATTGCATACATGACTGGAGACttgacagaaaaaagaaaaaaaaaatgtatgaatgtataaGTAGAGCATGACACTAGCAATACTAAGGTCATGGAGTTTCCTAGGAAATGAATTAACTGAGAAAAATATTTACCTTGAATGCAGTGTCGCTTCGGGCGAATTGTCTGCCggatgcatgaatgtaaatgaatgactgacaaaacagaaacagattAAGAAGCTTCTTCTTTAGAcacaaaaggagatttttttGTCACTGCTCTTTATCATACAATAAACGGACCGTGAATTTGCACATAGGGTTCTCAATTGAGGTTCTCTCTGAGCTGATATTTAAAAAGCttgttcatttta
The sequence above is a segment of the Carassius gibelio isolate Cgi1373 ecotype wild population from Czech Republic chromosome A20, carGib1.2-hapl.c, whole genome shotgun sequence genome. Coding sequences within it:
- the nup43 gene encoding nucleoporin Nup43, whose amino-acid sequence is MWRETLLHEKQTELNNRSTRAHQDSMDPIAKYISQKISKTRWRPISAALLQQPEVFAAGSWDNENNRVSIWSVGDHGASNTDGEFDEEPQLLCDSLHDGDVMDLQFLDQERLVSASSSGAVTIFKLQPDCQALSLAHVWDRAHGYSCDPAPCTAVVCRSPELVSVGEDGRVVLYKADQTEVVRVIEHADSSTIHAVTFLRTTEVLTVNSIGQLKMWDFRQQSDSPAQILSLTGDRVPLHCVDKHPNQQHIVATGGQDGMLCIWDVRQGNTPFSLIEAHSAEMWEVHFHPSNPNHLFTCSEDGSLLHWETTSGSDMSTLLQRGWNSRVVSHSAVPLPGEDDSVVSAWLAGDSSRNRLEATHMLPSQTLSVNSLDVLEQCLVCGTDGEAVYVHRQLPV